GGGCCGGCGAGGCGATCGCCCGCGAGAGCAGCGGCGTGTCGATCGCGGGCGGCTGGCGCAGCGGCGCCATCGACATCGTCGCGCCGACCGCGGCCGCCGAGCCGGCGAAGGCGCGGATGTTGTTGATCGCGCTGATGCTCAGCCAGACCGCCAGGCCGAGGGCGTGGACCGACAGGAACAGCGCCAGCGAGAGCTGCAGCTTCATCGAGCCTCCCGTCCGGCTCGGCGGGTGATCCGCTGCGCCAGCAGCGCGGCTCCGGCGGGCGCCAGCGCGAAGCTGGCGAACAGCCAGACGGCGGCGGACTGCGCACCGGCCAAGCCGCCCGGGCGGGTGAGCCCCGCCGCATTCGCCAGCAACCCCGCGACAGCCGCGCCGATGGCCATGCCATAGAGCTGCACCGTGGTGATGGCGGCCGACGCGGTGCCTGTTTCGCCGCTCGGCGCCAGGGTCATGACGCGCGTGACCAAGTGCGGCCAGCCGAGGCCCACGCCGGCCCCGACGCAGGCCAGCGCGACGCCGCAGAGCGCGCTGAAGGCGCGCGCCGGCAGGCCCGCGCCGGCCGGCACCAGCAGCGCCAGGGCCAGCAGGCCGGCCGTGCACAACACCGGCCCGGCCCGCAGCAGGCGCGCAGCCCGGTCACCCCCGCAACCGGAGGACAGCAGCGAGCCCGCGCTCCAGCCGGCCGCCATCGCGGCGGTCAGGTAGCCCGCCGCCAGCGGCGTGTGGCCATGCAGGGTCTGCAGGAAATAGGGCACGAAGATCTCGGTGGTGGTGCCGACCAGCAGCAGGGCGACGCTGGCGTAGACCGCGCCCAGCGGCGATCGCAGCCGCGTGGCGCCGGTGGGCAGCAGGCGCACGCTCGCCCGGCGGTCCCAGGCGATGGCCGCCGCGCCCAGCGCCAGCCCCGCAGCGACGCCCAGGCCCTGCAACGCCAACCCCGGCGCCAAGCCACCCGCCGCCACCGCGAGAACCGAGGCCGCCAGCAAGGCGACCTGCGGCAGCGGCAGCCCCGCCCGCGGCTGGCCGGCCGCGCCCCCGCGCAGCTTCAGCGCGACCAGCAGCGTCTGCAGCAGCGAGACCGGCAACAGCGTCCAGAAGGCCCAGCGCCAATGCCCGGCCTGCGCATACAGGCCGCCCACCGCGGGCCCGCACAGGGTCGCCACGCCCCACATGCCGGACACCAGGGCCACGGCGCGCGGCCACAGCACGGGCGGGAAGACGATCCGTATCAGCGCATAGCTCAGGGCGGCCAGGGTGCCGCCGCCCAGCCCCTGCACGCTGCGTCCGATCAGCATCCAGGGCATCGACGGCGCGCCCGCACACAGAGCCGAGCCGAGCGCAAAGACCGCCAGGGCGGCCAGACAGGCGCTACGGGGCCCCGCCGCCGCGAGCAGCCGGACCGACAGCACGGCGCCGACGATCGAGGCCACCACGAAGAGCGTGGTGTTCCAGGCGTACCAGTCCAGGCCGCCGATGTCCTGGACCACCGAGGGCAGGACGGTGGTGACGATATGCACATTGATCGCATGCAGCGCCACGCCACCCGTCAGGGCCAGGGCCAGCCAGCCGTTGGTGCCGGTGAACAGCGCGCTCCACGGGGCGGCAGCGGGGGATGGAGGAGATTCGGAACTCATGGACAACGGCAGCAGACGGGAAGGCCGGATCGGCCTAAAATCAAAGCAATTACTTGGATATTAAAGTGCCACCATGATTTACACAAGCAAGCACTTTGAAAATCAAACAGACCTGCCGACGGCCGATCGCATCCTGTTCTTCGTCAAGAGCCGGGGCGCGGCCTCGACCGCCGCGCTGGCCGCGGCGCTGGGCATGACGCCGGAGGCGGCGCGCCAGCAGGTGCAGAAGCTGGTGGCGTCGGGCCTGCTGGAGGGCCGGCAGGAGGCGGTGTCCGGCGTCGGCCGCCCGCGCCAGAACTGGGTGCTGACCGCGGCCGGCAACGGCCGCTTCCCGGACATGCATGCGCAGCTGACCGTGCAGATGATCGACTCGGTGCGCCAGGTGTTCGGCGAGGAAGGGCTCAACCGACTGATCGCGCAGCGCGAGGCCGGTGCCCGGGCCACCTATCTGCAGCGCTGCGATGGGTCGAGCCTGCAGCAGCGGCTCGAACAGCTCGCCGCCGTCCGCAGCGAAGAGGGCTACATGGCGCGCGTCGAGCGCGACGCGGACGACTGGCTGCTGATCGAGGACCATTGCCCGATCTGCATCGCCGCGCGCAGCTGCCAGGGCTTCTGCCGCTCCGAGCTGCAGCTGTTCCAGGAGGTGGCCGGCGCCGAGGCCCAGGTCCGGCGCGAGCAGCATCTGCTGGCCGGTGCGACGCGCTGCGTCTATCGCATCACCGGGGCGCAGCCCGCACGGTCCGCCTAGGCGCTTTCCTTCATTGGTGGGGTCGACAAACGGCCCGAGAATGCGCCGCATGCCGCGGCCCCATCCCCTGCGCGACCCTCACCCGAGCTGCCCGGACGCCGACGCGCTGCCGGCCGCGTCGCGCTGGCTGCGCCGCAGCGAGTTCCGCCACCCGCGCCTGATCGGCGCCCTGCTGGGCCGGCTGCTGGAGCAAGACCCGACCCCGCCGGCGCTGACACGCCGGCGCATCGAGCTGGAACACGCGCGCTTTCGCTGCGTCGAGGTGATGGGCGCCGCCGGGCCGCTGCTGCCGCGGCTGCTGGATTGCCATGGCCAGGCGCGCGAGCGGGGCTGGAACGCCGAGAGCGCGCGCATGCTGTGCGCGGTCGGCCGCATCCGCTACGGCCAGGGCGAGTACCGCGAGGCGGCGCAGCATTGGGCCTCGGCGATCGACATCGCCCGGCTCGGCGCCTGCGTCGACGCCGAGGTGGAGGCACGCATCGGCCTGGGCCAGGTTTACGACGCGCTGGGCGACGGCAAGACCGCGGCGCGCCTGCATGGCGACGCCAGCGTGCTGGCCGAGACCCTGGGCGACGACTACCTGATCAGCAAGGTCGCGATCAACCAGGGCTTCAACCTGCGCGTGATCGGTGCGCCGGAGGCGGCGCGCGAGCAGTTCGAGCGCGCGCTGGCCGCGGCGCGGCGCGGCCGCATCCGCCATTACGTCGGCGAGAGCCTGTGGCAGCTGGCCGACCTGGGCCTGCAGTTGGGCCACCCGGACGCGGCGCTGGCGCCGCTGGCCGAGGCCCGCCACCTGGCCGAGACGGCCGGCAACGGCTGGCTGCTCAGCGGCATCTACCGCACCTGGGCCGAGATCCTGGCGCGCCAGGGCAAGACCGACCAGGCCGCCGCGGCCTACCACCAGGCGCTGCGCCAGGCCGAGGCGGCCGGCGCGCGCCGCCAGCTGGCCGACTGCCACGAGGCGCTGGCCCGGCTGACCGAGCGGGCCGGCGACCTGGCCGGCGCGCTGCACCACACCCGCGCCGCCAAGCGCCTGCAGACCGAGCTGGTGCACCAGCTGCATGTGGCCGGCAATCTGGAGGCGCTGCGGCAGTACGACCTCAGCGAGCGCCCGCCGCTGGAGCAGCTGCTGGCCGTCAGCCAGGCGCTGCCGCAGCTGGGCGGCGACAACAAGGCCGCCGGCCTGCAGCTGCTCTGCCAGGCCGGGCTGGGCGTGCTGCGGGCCGACCGGGTCTCGGTCTGGGAATGGAACGACGACGATGCGGACGGCGGCGTCGCGCTCGGCGCCCAGGCCGCCAGCCCCGCGGCCGCGCTGCAGCCGCTCGAGGACGACATGCGCCGCTATGTGGACACCCTGCGCCCGCAGTTCGCCGAGCGCTCCGAGCTGCGCGTGCTGCACGACATCCGCACCCATCCCGACTTCGCGCGTCTGGGTGCGCTGGCCGAGCGGCTGCAGATCCGCGCCGCGCTGGAGGTGCCGCTGTACCAGCAGGAGCGCCTGGTCGGCATGCTGGTCGCGACGCGGCAGCGCGACGGCCAGCCCTGGTCGCGTGACGAGGTGCTGTTCGCCGCCCATCTGGGCGCCCAGGCCAGCCAGCTGGAGGCGCATCGGCGCACGCGCCAGATCCATCGCGCGCTGCTGGAGGCCAACGAGACGCTGGAGCTGCGCGTCGCGCAGCGCACCGCCGAGCTGGAGCGCAGCAACCAGGCGCTCAGCCAGGCCAACGAGGCGCTGCGCGAGACCAGCCTGACCGACCCGCTGACCGGCCTGCGCAACCGCCGCTACCTGCTGCAGCACATCGAATCCGACGCCGCGCTGGCGCTGCGCAACGAGGCCTCGCGCGAGGACTGCCTGATCTTCTACCTGGTCGACATCGACCATTTCAAGTCGATCAACGACAACCATGGCCATGAGGCCGGCGACCAGGTGCTGGCGCAGGTGGCGCAGCGCATCCGCGCCTGCAGCCGCAGGTCCAGCCATGTGGTGCGCTGGGGCGGCGAGGAGTTCCTGGTGGTCGCGCGCCGCGCCTCGATGGAGCATGCCTCGCTGCAGGCCCAGCGCTTCTGCGAGGCCTTCCACCGCCAGCCCTTCCTGCTCGGCCAGGACCGCGCGCTGACCGTCACCTGCTCGGTCGGCTATGCGCTGCTCCCGATGCGCCGCGCCGACCGCGAGCATCTGGCCTGGAACGAGGTGCTGGAGCTGGCCGACCAGGCCCTGTACTGGGTCAAGCAGAACGGCCGCGACGGCTGGCTGGGCGTGCTGCCGCGGCCCGATGCCGCCCTGCCCGCCGGCCCGCTGAGCCTGCAGACCCTGCACGGCGCGGGGCTGGTGGAGCTGCGGCGGCCGGCGATGCCGGATCCGCCGCCCCGCTCTTGAACGGCAGGCTCCTCGGCACCGAACGCGACGAGCCGGCTTCGACCATCCGGCCAGGCGCTCGGCGTCGCACAAACATCGCAGCCTCGCCCGCCGGCATGCCCAGCTCCCGCCACCGACCGCACCGGGAGGCTCTTACGTTGCTCTTACGGCAGACGCCTAGACTTCGCGCCCGCTGTCCATCCGGGCAGAGGGACCGCAGCCGGAAAAATGCGGGCGCGACGAGGAGTCATGGTGGGTTCACAGCAACAACTGTCAGGAAAACAATCGCCCGCTGGGGCTCGGAGAGTCGGCAAGGCGCTTCTCGCCATGACCTGCATGGTGTTGACGCTGGCGGGCTGCGGCGGTGGCGGTGGCGACAGCAGGCCGGTCGATACGCCGACCGACAGCAAGGCCAAGCCGCTGCTCAGCATGGGTGCCGAGCCGCCCGGCGCGCATTGCGCGGCAGGCGGCACCAGGCTGGCTTCCGGCGAGGACCGCAACGGCAATGGCCAACTCGATGCCGATGAAGTGACCGTCACCCGCTATGTCTGCGACACGGCCACGCCCACCGGCAGCGCGAGCAGCCTCATCGACCTCGCCGTCGAGCCGCCGGGGGCGCAATGCCCGGCGGGCGGCAGCAAGGTGATGGCGGGCTTGGACGCCAATCGCAACGGCGTGCTCGATGCGCAGGAAGTGAGCAAGCTCCACACCCTGTGCAACGGCAGCGAGGGCGGCAAGAGCCTGTCCACCCGAATTGCGCAGACGCCCGAACTGCCGGGTGCCCATTGCCCGACGGGCGGTGTGCGCCTGGACGCCGGCCTGGATCTCAACGCGAACGGCGTCCTCGACGGCAACGAGGTGCAGTCCACGGCCTACCTGTGCACGGGCGCAACCGGGAGCTCAGGCGCCAGCGGCCAGGAGGGCCTCGGCAGCCTCATGGCGATGGAGAACGTGGTCGGGGCGGCCGGCTGCTCAGCCGGTGCCGTGCGTATCACCGCCGGCGCGGACGCCAACCGCAACCGCCTGCTGGACGCGGAGGAAGTCACCTCCACGCGCTACCTGTGCCACGGCGCGCGCGGCAACGATGGTCGGGACGGCGCGAACGGCCAGGACGGCAGCAACAGCCTGTTCCGCGTTGAAGCCGAGCCCGCGGGTGCGAACTGCCCCGCCGGCGGCAACCGGATTTCGTCCGGCCTGGATGGCAATCGGGACGGCACGCTTTCGGTCGGCGAAATCAGCTCGGTGCAGTACCTGTGCCATGGCACCAGCGGCAGCAGCGGGCTGACCACCCGGGTGCTCATGAGCAACGAGCCCGCAGGCGCGCATTGCGCCGCCGGTGGCCAGCGCATCAGCGCGGGCCTCGATACGGATCGCGACGGCACGCTGTCAGCCGGCGAGGTGCAGTCGACAAGCTACGTCTGCAACGGAACTCCCGGCGACAACGGCCTGAACAGCCTGAGCATGGTGGAGCCTGTCGGGGCCGGCGCGACCTGCCCGCAGGGCGGCAGCAAGATCAGCAGCGGCCTGGACAACAACCGCAACGGCACCCTGGACGCGCCCGAGGTGAGCTCCGTCGGCTATGCCTGCCATGGCGCGACGGGCCCCACGGGACCCACGGGACCCACCGGACCCACGGGCCCCGCAGGCCCCGGCGCGGCCGTCTTCACGGGCGCCGGCACCTACGTCGTCCCCGCGGGAGTGCATGCCCTGCTGATCGAAGCCTGGGGCGGTGGCGGCGCCGGCGGCAACGCATTCAACTGCCGCACCATCGCATGCGCGCAAGTCAGCAGCCCGGTATGGGGCGCCGACGACGCGGCCGGCGGCGGTTCCGGGGCGTACCAGCGCGCTTATCTCGCGGTGACGCCGGGCGACACGCTCGATGTCACGGCCGGAACGGGCGGCGTCGCGGCGAACACCGGCATCCTGATTTCGACCACCTCGCCCCCGCCCTCATCGGGCCGCGGCGGCGACTCCAAGGTGATCTATCAAGGGATCACCGTTCTCTCGGCCACGGGCGGCACCGCCGGCACGCACACCATCTTCAGCAGTGACGACGGCTCGACAACGCTCGGCCAGCCCGGCATCGGCGGGAGCGCGTCGTTCGCGGCACCGGCCCTCGGCCTGTCGTGGACGCCGGGCCTCGCGGCCAGCGGCACGCAGGGCGCCGGCATCGCCGGCACGCCCGGCGCTGGCGGCCATGGCTATCGAAAGGCGGGCGAGGCTCTGGCGACGAACGGCGGCAGCGGCATGCTGATCATCCTGCCCTTGAAGTGAGCCCCGCAGGCCCAGGCATGCGCGGGGCCTCAGTCCAGTGCTGCCAGCTGCGCCAGAAGGCCGCGTGCGCCCTGGGCCTGCGCCAGCTGCTCGGCCGCATCGCGCCGCTGTCGCGCCAGCACCGCCTGGCCCTGCGCGGCCAGGCAGCGGCCGGACAGCAGCAGCAGGTCCGCGCGGCAGTAATGGTCCTCGAAGGCCTCCGCATCCGCGAGCGCCTGCTCGATGAAGGCCAAGGCATCGACGTGCAGACCCAGCCGCACCAGCGCCGAGGCAACGATCCAGCGCGCGGTGGCCGTGCCGGCCTGGTAGGCCTGCCGCATCTGCTCGGCCGCCCGCAACACCGGGCCCGGGTCCGACACCAGCCCCAGCTCGGCCTGCGCCCACAGGTCAAAGAGTCCATTGGTCCCCTGCCAGAGCGGGAAGCCGAAGCGCGTGCCGAGCTGCAGACCTTCGAGCGCATGGCGTCGCACGCCCGACACGTCGCGCATGCTCATGCGCATGGCCGCCGCGAAGCTCAGCACGAAGCACAGCGCATGAGCTTTCTGCCCCTCGCGCGCCAGCGCGATGCCTTCATCGGCCACCCGGCAGGCGCCTTCATCGTCGCCGAGGAACCAGAGGTTCCATGCCTGGAAGCCGCGAATCAGCACCGCCAGGTCGTCGCCGCTGTAGCGCAGGCGCTCGGCGGCCGGCAACTGCAGCGACAAAGCGGCCCCTTCCGACTGATAGCGCAGGGCTTCCTCGAAGCGTCCGGCCCAGAACAGCGAGTTGCCCAGCGCAAAGCAGGCCATCAGGCGCTGCGAAGGTCCGGCGGCCAGTCCTTCGAGCTGGCGAGCCACCTTGATGCCGTCATTGCGGCCTTGCGAGGCCGCGCCCCAGTACACACCCGACAAGGCGACAAAGCGCAACTGCCGGTCGGCCTCGGTGGGCGCGCCGATGGCATCCACCTCGTTGAACACCGCCTCGAACTCGCGGTAGGCGTGCGGCGACCCATAGCCCTGGCACACCAGCGCCGCGCGGCCGAACGCCAGTCGCAGCGACCACAAGGCCCCGGCGTCCAGCACGCCATGCGTGGTGGCGAGTTCGAGGGCACGCTGAAAATGCCGCATCGCGTCGGCCGCGAACTCCTGCGCCAGTGCGGCGCGGCCCGCGCGCTGCCACCACACCACCGCCTCGGGCCATTGCGCGGCGGCATCGAAGTGCTGCGCGAGCTCGCCGGGCAGAACGCCCGGTTCGGCCTGCAGCAAGGAGGCGATCCGGCCGTGCCAGTCGCGTTGCGCGGTCTGCGGCAGGCTCGCATAGGCGGCGTCGCGGATCAGCGCATGGCGGAACATGCAGGCCGCGTCGCCGGCGCCCACCATCAGGTGCAGGCTCTCAGCCACCTGCAGCACGGCGTTCACATCCGCCTGAGGCAGCAGCCGGGCGAGCAACCGGGTGTCCACGCGTTGGCCGAGCACGGCGGCCACCTGAGCCACCGGCTTGAACGCGCCCAGCCGGTCGAGCTGCGCCTGCAGCAGCTCGCCGATCGGCATCACATGCTGGCTGCTGCCTTCGAGCACACGCCGCGTCTGATGCTCGATGAACAGCGGGATGCCGCTGCAACCGGCGGTGATCTCGC
This genomic stretch from Roseateles sp. DAIF2 harbors:
- a CDS encoding MFS transporter is translated as MSSESPPSPAAAPWSALFTGTNGWLALALTGGVALHAINVHIVTTVLPSVVQDIGGLDWYAWNTTLFVVASIVGAVLSVRLLAAAGPRSACLAALAVFALGSALCAGAPSMPWMLIGRSVQGLGGGTLAALSYALIRIVFPPVLWPRAVALVSGMWGVATLCGPAVGGLYAQAGHWRWAFWTLLPVSLLQTLLVALKLRGGAAGQPRAGLPLPQVALLAASVLAVAAGGLAPGLALQGLGVAAGLALGAAAIAWDRRASVRLLPTGATRLRSPLGAVYASVALLLVGTTTEIFVPYFLQTLHGHTPLAAGYLTAAMAAGWSAGSLLSSGCGGDRAARLLRAGPVLCTAGLLALALLVPAGAGLPARAFSALCGVALACVGAGVGLGWPHLVTRVMTLAPSGETGTASAAITTVQLYGMAIGAAVAGLLANAAGLTRPGGLAGAQSAAVWLFASFALAPAGAALLAQRITRRAGREAR
- a CDS encoding metalloregulator ArsR/SmtB family transcription factor, which codes for MIYTSKHFENQTDLPTADRILFFVKSRGAASTAALAAALGMTPEAARQQVQKLVASGLLEGRQEAVSGVGRPRQNWVLTAAGNGRFPDMHAQLTVQMIDSVRQVFGEEGLNRLIAQREAGARATYLQRCDGSSLQQRLEQLAAVRSEEGYMARVERDADDWLLIEDHCPICIAARSCQGFCRSELQLFQEVAGAEAQVRREQHLLAGATRCVYRITGAQPARSA
- a CDS encoding diguanylate cyclase domain-containing protein; the protein is MPRPHPLRDPHPSCPDADALPAASRWLRRSEFRHPRLIGALLGRLLEQDPTPPALTRRRIELEHARFRCVEVMGAAGPLLPRLLDCHGQARERGWNAESARMLCAVGRIRYGQGEYREAAQHWASAIDIARLGACVDAEVEARIGLGQVYDALGDGKTAARLHGDASVLAETLGDDYLISKVAINQGFNLRVIGAPEAAREQFERALAAARRGRIRHYVGESLWQLADLGLQLGHPDAALAPLAEARHLAETAGNGWLLSGIYRTWAEILARQGKTDQAAAAYHQALRQAEAAGARRQLADCHEALARLTERAGDLAGALHHTRAAKRLQTELVHQLHVAGNLEALRQYDLSERPPLEQLLAVSQALPQLGGDNKAAGLQLLCQAGLGVLRADRVSVWEWNDDDADGGVALGAQAASPAAALQPLEDDMRRYVDTLRPQFAERSELRVLHDIRTHPDFARLGALAERLQIRAALEVPLYQQERLVGMLVATRQRDGQPWSRDEVLFAAHLGAQASQLEAHRRTRQIHRALLEANETLELRVAQRTAELERSNQALSQANEALRETSLTDPLTGLRNRRYLLQHIESDAALALRNEASREDCLIFYLVDIDHFKSINDNHGHEAGDQVLAQVAQRIRACSRRSSHVVRWGGEEFLVVARRASMEHASLQAQRFCEAFHRQPFLLGQDRALTVTCSVGYALLPMRRADREHLAWNEVLELADQALYWVKQNGRDGWLGVLPRPDAALPAGPLSLQTLHGAGLVELRRPAMPDPPPRS
- a CDS encoding glycine-rich domain-containing protein — protein: MTCMVLTLAGCGGGGGDSRPVDTPTDSKAKPLLSMGAEPPGAHCAAGGTRLASGEDRNGNGQLDADEVTVTRYVCDTATPTGSASSLIDLAVEPPGAQCPAGGSKVMAGLDANRNGVLDAQEVSKLHTLCNGSEGGKSLSTRIAQTPELPGAHCPTGGVRLDAGLDLNANGVLDGNEVQSTAYLCTGATGSSGASGQEGLGSLMAMENVVGAAGCSAGAVRITAGADANRNRLLDAEEVTSTRYLCHGARGNDGRDGANGQDGSNSLFRVEAEPAGANCPAGGNRISSGLDGNRDGTLSVGEISSVQYLCHGTSGSSGLTTRVLMSNEPAGAHCAAGGQRISAGLDTDRDGTLSAGEVQSTSYVCNGTPGDNGLNSLSMVEPVGAGATCPQGGSKISSGLDNNRNGTLDAPEVSSVGYACHGATGPTGPTGPTGPTGPAGPGAAVFTGAGTYVVPAGVHALLIEAWGGGGAGGNAFNCRTIACAQVSSPVWGADDAAGGGSGAYQRAYLAVTPGDTLDVTAGTGGVAANTGILISTTSPPPSSGRGGDSKVIYQGITVLSATGGTAGTHTIFSSDDGSTTLGQPGIGGSASFAAPALGLSWTPGLAASGTQGAGIAGTPGAGGHGYRKAGEALATNGGSGMLIILPLK